One window of the Gemmatimonadota bacterium genome contains the following:
- the polX gene encoding DNA polymerase/3'-5' exonuclease PolX, translated as MTNKQIGKVLSQIGSLLILQGENTFKTRAYANAARRVETLSEPVADMVNEDRLGKVPGLGASMVRHITELVRDGQSSYHQTLIQEVPAGLQEMLTISGLGARKIRTIYDHLDIDTVGELEYACRENRLVKLDGFGAKTQERVLKGIDLIKRSRGFHLLDRALKETKSLADDLLRHPDVWRAEVAGDVRRGMEVIHEADLVVGHPDTEGIKAILHRFGEVQERDGGDVTVIGPSGLPMRVHCVADETFAVTLYHCTGSEGHRTKIARHADDRGITITDRHVIHDRAVIPCPDESVIYDLLGLQFVPPELREGGEEVAMAAKNRLPELPSKADILGVIHNHTSYSDGMHSLREMAEGARARGYGYIAVCDHSRTAAYAQGLSIERVMEQQEEIDKLNAGYDDFRILKGIESDILPDGSLDYPDEVLASFDLVVASVHSMFNMSEADMTERMVKAIRNPHTTILGHPTGRLLLARDGYPVDVARLIDEAVAHDVAVEVNANPHRLDLDWRHLDYGMTRGARFSIGPDAHHVDELDYVEYGLSMVRKGGVTPDRLLNSLTAEELIRLKTGSLSTAAS; from the coding sequence ATGACCAACAAACAGATTGGCAAGGTGCTCAGCCAGATCGGATCGCTCCTGATCCTGCAGGGCGAGAACACCTTCAAGACCCGCGCCTACGCGAATGCCGCGCGCCGCGTGGAGACGCTCTCCGAACCGGTAGCGGATATGGTGAACGAAGACCGGCTGGGCAAGGTCCCCGGCCTGGGCGCTTCCATGGTGCGCCACATCACCGAACTCGTCCGGGACGGGCAGTCGAGCTATCATCAGACCCTCATTCAGGAGGTGCCGGCCGGACTCCAGGAAATGCTCACCATTTCGGGCCTCGGCGCGCGGAAGATCCGGACGATTTACGACCATCTCGACATCGATACCGTGGGGGAACTGGAATACGCCTGCCGGGAGAACCGGCTCGTCAAGCTGGACGGGTTCGGCGCCAAGACCCAGGAACGCGTGCTCAAGGGGATCGACCTGATCAAGCGGTCCCGCGGGTTCCATCTCCTCGACCGGGCGCTGAAGGAGACGAAATCCCTGGCGGACGACCTGCTCCGCCACCCCGATGTCTGGCGCGCCGAGGTCGCCGGAGACGTAAGGCGCGGGATGGAAGTCATCCACGAGGCAGACCTCGTCGTCGGCCATCCCGACACGGAAGGGATCAAGGCCATCCTGCATCGTTTCGGCGAGGTGCAGGAGCGGGACGGCGGGGACGTGACCGTCATCGGGCCATCCGGTCTGCCCATGCGGGTCCACTGCGTGGCGGACGAAACCTTCGCCGTCACGCTGTATCACTGTACGGGCAGCGAAGGCCACCGAACGAAGATCGCCCGGCACGCCGACGACCGGGGGATCACCATTACCGACCGGCACGTCATTCACGACCGCGCCGTGATTCCCTGTCCCGACGAATCCGTGATCTATGACCTGCTCGGCCTTCAATTCGTACCCCCGGAACTGCGGGAAGGAGGGGAAGAGGTGGCCATGGCCGCGAAAAACCGGCTGCCCGAACTGCCGTCGAAGGCGGATATCCTCGGCGTGATCCACAACCATACTTCCTACAGCGACGGGATGCACAGTCTCCGGGAAATGGCCGAGGGCGCCCGTGCGCGGGGGTACGGCTACATCGCGGTCTGCGACCACAGCCGAACCGCGGCCTATGCCCAGGGACTGAGCATCGAACGGGTCATGGAGCAGCAGGAGGAAATCGACAAACTGAACGCCGGTTACGACGACTTCCGCATCCTCAAGGGCATCGAGTCCGACATCCTCCCCGACGGAAGCCTGGACTACCCGGACGAGGTCCTGGCCTCCTTCGACCTGGTCGTGGCTTCCGTGCACTCCATGTTCAACATGTCCGAAGCGGATATGACCGAACGCATGGTCAAGGCAATCCGGAATCCGCACACGACCATCCTGGGACACCCCACGGGACGGCTGCTGCTGGCCCGGGACGGCTATCCCGTGGACGTAGCCCGCCTCATCGACGAAGCGGTAGCCCACGACGTCGCCGTAGAGGTCAATGCGAATCCCCACCGTCTCGACCTGGACTGGCGCCATCTCGATTACGGCATGACCCGGGGCGCCCGGTTCAGCATCGGACCCGACGCCCATCACGTGGACGAACTGGACTACGTGGAATATGGCCTCTCCATGGTCCGCAAGGGCGGCGTAACGCCCGATCGACTCCTGAACAGCCTGACGGCGGAAGAACTGATCCGGCTGAAGACCGGGAGTCTCAGCACGGCGGCGAGTTGA
- a CDS encoding metal-dependent transcriptional regulator: MPTPATEDYLKTIYKLQENAEAASTNAVADRMGVSAASVTNMMKRLSETGLVEHRPYQAIRLTEAGRKIALEIIRHHRLLEVYMAEALGFTWDQVDAEAERLEHVISEEFEDKIDAMLGYPTTDPHGSPIPSKDGSIATTKHDRLADMEAGCTVVVRRVTDTDPALLRYLAKLGLRPENTVEVLSKEPFEGPMLLRVGGEEHHVGRQVAHSVLVESLPAGEGSDKGRTDP; encoded by the coding sequence ATGCCCACACCTGCCACCGAAGACTACCTTAAAACCATCTACAAGCTGCAGGAAAACGCCGAAGCCGCGTCGACCAATGCCGTCGCGGACCGGATGGGCGTATCGGCCGCCTCCGTAACCAACATGATGAAACGGCTGTCGGAGACGGGCCTGGTCGAGCACCGGCCCTACCAGGCAATAAGGCTGACCGAAGCGGGCAGGAAGATCGCCCTCGAAATCATCCGCCATCACCGGTTGCTGGAGGTGTACATGGCGGAAGCGCTCGGGTTTACGTGGGACCAGGTGGACGCAGAGGCGGAACGGCTCGAACACGTGATCTCCGAAGAGTTCGAGGACAAGATCGACGCCATGCTGGGATACCCGACGACGGATCCCCACGGTTCGCCCATACCGTCGAAGGACGGGTCCATCGCCACCACGAAACACGACCGGCTGGCCGACATGGAAGCCGGCTGTACCGTGGTCGTCCGCCGCGTGACCGACACGGATCCGGCCCTGCTCCGCTACCTGGCGAAACTCGGCCTGCGGCCGGAAAACACCGTGGAGGTGCTGAGCAAAGAACCCTTCGAAGGCCCCATGCTCCTGCGCGTTGGCGGGGAGGAACACCACGTCGGGCGCCAGGTCGCCCACTCCGTCCTGGTCGAAAGCCTGCCGGCCGGAGAAGGAAGCGACAAGGGGCGGACAGACCCATGA